A genome region from candidate division KSB1 bacterium includes the following:
- a CDS encoding rubredoxin produces MKKYICTNCGYVYDPQKGDPDNGIDPGTPFEDLPEDWKCPVCYVDKDMFDEV; encoded by the coding sequence ATGAAAAAGTATATCTGTACCAACTGCGGCTATGTCTATGACCCGCAAAAAGGCGATCCCGACAATGGTATCGACCCCGGAACTCCGTTTGAAGACCTGCCGGAAGACTGGAAATGTCCGGTGTGCTATGTGGATAAAGATATGTTTGATGAGGTATAG
- a CDS encoding type II toxin-antitoxin system Phd/YefM family antitoxin: MEYISKSKLKPKLLEYFRKIEETGEPVIVTSHNKPVLKIEPIQKKQRISDVFGEYWGKVRIDEDVMQPETDEWEEV, translated from the coding sequence ATGGAATACATATCCAAAAGCAAGTTGAAACCCAAGCTGCTGGAATATTTCCGCAAAATTGAAGAAACCGGTGAGCCTGTTATTGTGACATCGCACAATAAACCGGTGCTCAAGATCGAACCGATCCAGAAAAAACAACGCATATCGGATGTATTTGGGGAATACTGGGGCAAAGTGCGGATTGATGAGGACGTGATGCAGCCGGAGACCGACGAGTGGGAGGAGGTCTGA
- a CDS encoding type II toxin-antitoxin system VapC family toxin gives MLFDTCALLWATLNPDALTENEREIAFAALENGSAAVSSISFWEIGINIKRKKLDIRMSLHTYIDKIHQFNGFEIIPVDERSWAKNIALDWPHKDPADRTIVATAMLRDLPILTRDTVIREFYAKLGWG, from the coding sequence ATGCTTTTTGATACCTGCGCGTTGCTCTGGGCTACCTTGAATCCGGATGCATTGACGGAAAACGAACGGGAAATTGCCTTTGCCGCATTAGAAAACGGCAGCGCGGCCGTGTCTTCTATTTCATTCTGGGAGATCGGAATCAATATCAAGCGCAAGAAACTGGATATCCGCATGAGTTTGCACACGTATATTGATAAAATCCATCAATTCAACGGATTCGAGATTATCCCGGTGGATGAGAGGAGCTGGGCGAAAAACATTGCACTAGACTGGCCGCACAAGGATCCCGCAGACCGAACCATCGTCGCCACCGCCATGCTGAGAGATCTGCCGATTTTGACCCGGGATACTGTTATCAGAGAGTTTTATGCAAAGCTGGGGTGGGGCTGA